One part of the Negativicoccus succinicivorans genome encodes these proteins:
- a CDS encoding phosphatidylserine decarboxylase family protein, producing MLSQITIVKEGYPFIGGALFVALLTGLLISWHWALLPFLFALFFTFFFRSPRRNVPRDPDVLVSPADGTVMRVEEVEEELFLGAPCYKVTIFLSVFDVHVNRSPMAGDIKFRQYTCGGFRPAFQKSVGYENERHTIGLENERISIVVTQIAGLLARRIVSWKKLGDRLGKGELYGMIKFGSCTEVFMPKNVAVCVKKGDRVRGGETVIGRIVDA from the coding sequence ATATTGTCACAGATCACGATCGTGAAAGAAGGCTATCCCTTTATCGGGGGAGCTCTTTTCGTCGCGCTCCTGACAGGGTTACTGATATCATGGCACTGGGCCTTGTTACCGTTTCTATTTGCGCTTTTTTTCACCTTCTTCTTTCGTTCGCCCCGGCGAAATGTGCCGCGTGACCCCGACGTGCTTGTGTCACCGGCGGACGGCACCGTGATGCGGGTCGAAGAAGTAGAGGAAGAGTTGTTTTTGGGTGCGCCCTGTTATAAAGTTACGATTTTTTTATCCGTATTTGATGTGCATGTCAATCGCAGTCCGATGGCGGGCGATATTAAGTTTCGTCAATACACCTGCGGCGGTTTTCGCCCCGCGTTTCAAAAAAGTGTAGGTTATGAAAACGAACGCCACACGATCGGTCTTGAAAACGAACGAATTTCGATTGTCGTTACGCAGATTGCGGGCCTTTTAGCGCGCCGGATCGTATCCTGGAAAAAACTGGGCGATCGGTTGGGTAAAGGCGAGTTATACGGAATGATCAAGTTCGGTTCGTGCACGGAAGTGTTTATGCCGAAAAATGTGGCTGTTTGCGTAAAAAAAGGGGATCGTGTGCGCGGCGGCGAAACTGTTATCGGGAGAATAGTAGATGCGTAA
- a CDS encoding WecB/TagA/CpsF family glycosyltransferase: MQWERHSILGVAIDALTLETAVAQVDTWLAQKETKFIATANAEMVMRAYKDPAFGQVLAAADMVLADGAGIVWAGEQLHKHFPARVAGIDFMTALVERAAQTGTKMYFFGGAPDVAAEAAQRLESRFGTLPIVGVRDGYFAASENDTIAADIRESGAQLLFAGLGVPKQEYWLTRMRPQLPGIVSLGVGGSFDVLSGRLKRAPLFWQKNRLEWLYRLALQPSRLRRMGALPQFMWQVKRSANRRGK, translated from the coding sequence ATGCAGTGGGAACGGCATTCGATTCTGGGCGTTGCCATTGACGCCCTCACACTCGAAACCGCTGTCGCGCAGGTGGACACTTGGCTCGCGCAAAAGGAAACGAAATTCATCGCCACCGCGAATGCGGAAATGGTCATGCGCGCGTATAAAGATCCCGCGTTCGGTCAGGTATTGGCCGCGGCGGATATGGTGCTTGCGGACGGGGCGGGAATTGTTTGGGCCGGTGAACAGCTCCATAAGCATTTTCCGGCGCGCGTAGCGGGGATTGACTTTATGACCGCGCTCGTGGAACGCGCGGCGCAAACGGGGACCAAGATGTATTTCTTCGGCGGCGCGCCCGACGTCGCCGCCGAAGCGGCGCAGCGGCTGGAAAGCCGTTTCGGCACGCTGCCGATCGTCGGCGTGCGGGACGGCTATTTTGCCGCGTCGGAAAATGACACGATTGCCGCGGACATACGGGAAAGCGGCGCGCAGCTTTTATTCGCGGGCCTCGGCGTTCCGAAACAGGAGTATTGGCTGACGCGGATGCGGCCGCAATTGCCGGGTATTGTATCGCTCGGTGTGGGCGGTTCTTTTGATGTGCTTTCCGGTCGATTAAAACGAGCGCCGCTTTTCTGGCAAAAAAATCGCTTGGAATGGTTGTATCGTTTGGCTCTTCAACCGTCCCGGTTACGGCGGATGGGAGCGTTGCCGCAATTTATGTGGCAGGTGAAACGTTCCGCCAACCGAAGGGGGAAATAA
- the guaB gene encoding IMP dehydrogenase — protein sequence MMDEKFQKEGLTFDDVLLIPGASDVLPRDVKVDTWLTKEIHLNIPIMSAGMDTVTESGMAIAMAREGGIGVIHKNMTIDEQAREVDKVKRSEHGIIVDPIYLGPDNLLQDAEDLMARYRISGVPVTVDGKLVGIITNRDMRFETDMSKKIGEVMTKEGLVTAPEGTSLEDAKRLLWQHRIEKLPLVDGAGNLRGLITIKDIEKTKKYPNSAKDGNGRLLAAAAIGVGKDMLERAEALVRANVDVLIVDTAHGHSAGVIRAVKNLREAFPHTNLIAGNVATGEATEALIEAGADAVKVGIGPGSICTTRVIAGIGVPQITAVYDCSRVAARYHVPVIADGGIKYSGDMAKALAAGASVVMLGNLLAGTQESPGETVIYQGRSYKVYRGMGSLGAMKAGSKDRYFQENMDKLVPEGIEGRVPYKGTVADSIYQMVGGLRASMGYCGAKDLEAMRSETKFVRITNAGLIESHPHDINITKEAPNYSMN from the coding sequence ATGATGGACGAAAAATTTCAAAAAGAAGGTCTGACTTTTGACGACGTGCTGCTGATACCGGGGGCATCGGATGTACTGCCGCGCGATGTCAAAGTGGACACATGGCTGACCAAAGAGATTCATTTGAATATTCCGATTATGAGCGCGGGCATGGATACCGTCACCGAATCGGGCATGGCGATTGCGATGGCGCGTGAAGGCGGCATCGGCGTCATTCATAAAAATATGACGATTGATGAACAGGCGCGGGAAGTGGACAAAGTCAAACGTTCCGAACACGGCATCATTGTCGATCCGATTTACCTCGGACCGGACAACCTGCTGCAGGACGCGGAAGACCTGATGGCGCGCTACCGTATTTCGGGCGTGCCGGTTACCGTGGACGGCAAGCTCGTCGGCATTATCACGAACCGCGACATGCGTTTTGAAACCGACATGTCGAAAAAAATCGGCGAAGTGATGACGAAAGAAGGTCTGGTCACCGCGCCGGAAGGAACGTCATTGGAAGATGCGAAACGTCTGTTATGGCAGCACCGCATCGAAAAATTGCCGCTGGTAGACGGTGCCGGCAATCTGCGCGGACTGATCACGATTAAAGATATCGAAAAAACGAAAAAATATCCGAATTCTGCGAAAGACGGCAACGGTCGTCTGCTGGCGGCGGCCGCTATCGGTGTCGGCAAAGATATGCTGGAACGTGCGGAAGCATTGGTGCGCGCCAATGTGGATGTGCTCATTGTCGATACGGCGCACGGTCACTCCGCGGGCGTTATTCGCGCGGTCAAAAACTTGCGCGAAGCATTCCCGCACACCAATCTGATCGCGGGCAACGTAGCGACCGGCGAGGCGACTGAAGCATTGATCGAAGCTGGCGCGGATGCGGTTAAAGTCGGTATTGGACCGGGTTCGATTTGCACGACCCGTGTCATCGCCGGTATCGGTGTACCGCAGATTACAGCGGTTTATGACTGCAGTCGGGTGGCAGCGCGTTACCATGTGCCGGTCATCGCCGACGGCGGCATCAAATACTCGGGCGACATGGCTAAAGCCTTAGCGGCCGGAGCCAGCGTCGTCATGCTCGGCAACCTTTTGGCGGGCACGCAGGAAAGCCCGGGCGAAACGGTAATTTACCAGGGCCGTTCGTACAAAGTGTACCGCGGCATGGGCTCGCTCGGCGCGATGAAAGCAGGCAGCAAAGATCGCTACTTCCAGGAAAACATGGACAAATTGGTGCCGGAAGGTATCGAAGGCCGCGTACCGTACAAAGGCACGGTGGCGGATTCAATTTACCAGATGGTCGGCGGTCTGCGCGCCAGCATGGGTTACTGCGGCGCGAAAGATCTGGAAGCCATGCGTTCGGAAACCAAGTTTGTGCGCATTACCAATGCGGGACTGATTGAAAGTCATCCGCATGATATAAATATCACCAAAGAAGCGCCGAACTACAGTATGAATTAA
- a CDS encoding 2-hydroxymuconate tautomerase: protein MPVIHVHLLAGRKVEQKRAFVKKVTDAAVAELGCPAQNVKIVFHTLTKEDLAEGGVLRADRD from the coding sequence ATGCCTGTCATTCATGTGCATTTGCTCGCCGGGCGCAAAGTGGAGCAAAAACGCGCCTTTGTGAAAAAAGTAACGGATGCGGCGGTTGCCGAATTGGGCTGTCCGGCCCAAAATGTTAAAATTGTTTTCCATACACTGACGAAAGAAGATCTCGCCGAGGGCGGCGTTTTACGCGCCGACCGCGACTGA
- a CDS encoding flavodoxin: protein MKVAVIYWTNTGNTEQMAEEIALGARDAGADITLTTYADTTPEEALQADRLILGCPAMGIEELEDGEVVPFMQELYPKLAGKHVAVFGSCGWSHGEWLTKWVQELSDAGAELVAPPLHCQGTPDDEGLASCRKLGQDIAQK, encoded by the coding sequence ATGAAAGTAGCTGTTATTTATTGGACGAACACAGGTAACACGGAGCAGATGGCGGAAGAGATCGCGCTCGGCGCACGGGATGCCGGCGCCGACATTACCCTGACGACGTATGCCGATACTACGCCGGAAGAAGCATTGCAGGCCGATCGGCTGATTTTGGGCTGCCCCGCCATGGGCATCGAAGAATTGGAAGACGGGGAAGTGGTACCGTTCATGCAGGAACTGTATCCGAAACTCGCCGGTAAACATGTCGCTGTTTTCGGTTCGTGCGGCTGGTCGCATGGAGAATGGCTGACCAAGTGGGTGCAGGAACTCAGTGATGCCGGCGCGGAGCTTGTGGCGCCGCCGCTACACTGCCAAGGCACGCCGGATGATGAGGGATTGGCCTCCTGTCGCAAGTTGGGACAAGACATCGCTCAAAAATAA
- a CDS encoding flavodoxin encodes MANIAIVYWTGSGNTEAMANAIDEGAKAAGAETQLSFVTDVTADDIAAFDYIALGCPAMGSEQLEEYDFEPFYEELAGHLAGKKVALFGSYAWNDGQWMDDWAGRVAETGADIVADPVKAYAYPDDEALEACRQLGEALANA; translated from the coding sequence ATGGCTAATATAGCAATTGTGTATTGGACGGGATCAGGCAACACCGAAGCGATGGCGAATGCGATCGACGAAGGCGCCAAAGCGGCGGGCGCGGAAACGCAACTTTCTTTCGTGACCGACGTTACCGCGGACGATATTGCCGCATTTGATTATATTGCGCTCGGCTGTCCGGCCATGGGTTCGGAACAGCTCGAAGAATACGATTTTGAACCGTTTTATGAAGAACTCGCCGGACATCTCGCCGGCAAAAAAGTAGCGCTTTTCGGTTCGTATGCATGGAACGACGGTCAGTGGATGGACGACTGGGCCGGTCGTGTTGCCGAAACCGGCGCGGATATTGTCGCGGATCCGGTTAAAGCGTACGCGTATCCCGATGATGAAGCGCTCGAAGCCTGCCGCCAACTCGGTGAAGCGTTAGCAAACGCCTAA
- a CDS encoding glutamine--tRNA ligase/YqeY domain fusion protein has translation MTETKTPEVASSNFIEAEINADIAKNVYTDNRVHTRFPPEPNGYLHIGHAKSICLNFGLGEKYQGKTNLRFDDTNPTKEDVEYVESIEEDVHWLGFRWDGEVRFASDYFPQMYEYAVQLIREGKAYVDDLSGDEIREYRGDFNTPGKESPYRNRSIEESLRLFEEMKEGRYADGEKVLRAKIDMASPNLVMRDPVLYRILHVTHHRTGDTWCIYPMYDFAHPVSDAIERITHSVCTLEFEAHRPLYNWVLESWPDPEHPRQIEFARLNVTTMITSKRKLRRLVEEHIVSGWDDPRMPTISGIRRRGYTPEALRDFCERIGVAKNDSMVDISLLEFCIREDLKNKAPRLMTVLDPLKITLVNYPEGQTEELPIANNQDAPDMGERMVPFSRELYIERADFMEEPVKKFFRLAPGREVRLRNAYIIRCEEVVKDENGEIIELKCTYDPDSKSGSPGSNRKVKGVVHWVERHTAVPVEARLYDYLFAQDDTDDGRDFVEKANPDSLVVKQAVAEPAILDYPVGARFQFMRQGYFVIDPDTTEEHLVVNRIVGLRDTWAKLQKQKEKQAK, from the coding sequence ATGACGGAGACGAAGACGCCGGAAGTGGCCAGCAGCAATTTTATTGAAGCGGAGATCAATGCGGATATCGCGAAAAATGTGTATACCGATAATCGGGTACATACGCGCTTTCCGCCGGAACCGAACGGGTATTTGCATATCGGTCACGCGAAAAGCATTTGCTTGAATTTCGGTCTGGGAGAAAAGTATCAGGGTAAAACCAACTTGCGCTTTGACGATACGAATCCGACCAAAGAAGATGTGGAGTACGTCGAATCGATCGAAGAAGACGTGCATTGGCTCGGTTTCCGGTGGGACGGTGAGGTGCGTTTCGCCTCGGATTATTTCCCGCAAATGTACGAATACGCCGTGCAGCTGATCCGCGAAGGCAAAGCGTACGTGGATGATCTTTCGGGCGATGAAATCCGCGAGTACCGCGGCGATTTCAATACGCCGGGCAAGGAAAGTCCGTACCGTAACCGTTCGATCGAAGAAAGCTTGCGTTTATTTGAGGAAATGAAAGAGGGGCGCTACGCCGACGGCGAAAAAGTATTGCGCGCCAAGATCGACATGGCGTCGCCGAACCTCGTGATGCGGGACCCCGTGCTGTACCGGATTTTGCACGTGACGCATCATCGCACCGGCGATACCTGGTGCATCTATCCGATGTACGATTTCGCGCATCCGGTATCGGACGCGATCGAACGGATCACGCATTCGGTCTGCACGCTGGAATTTGAAGCGCATCGTCCGCTCTATAACTGGGTCTTGGAAAGCTGGCCGGATCCGGAGCATCCGCGGCAGATTGAATTCGCCCGACTGAATGTTACTACGATGATTACCAGCAAACGCAAACTGCGTCGGCTGGTGGAAGAACACATCGTCAGCGGCTGGGACGATCCGCGCATGCCGACGATCTCGGGGATCCGCCGCCGCGGCTACACGCCGGAAGCGTTGCGGGATTTCTGCGAGCGCATCGGGGTCGCGAAAAACGACAGCATGGTGGATATCAGTCTGCTCGAATTCTGCATTCGCGAAGATTTGAAAAATAAAGCGCCGCGTCTGATGACGGTGCTCGATCCGCTTAAAATTACGCTCGTCAACTATCCGGAAGGGCAAACCGAAGAACTGCCGATCGCCAATAACCAGGACGCGCCGGACATGGGCGAACGCATGGTGCCGTTTTCGCGTGAATTGTATATCGAACGGGCCGACTTTATGGAAGAACCGGTGAAAAAATTCTTCCGTCTGGCGCCGGGTCGTGAAGTGCGTTTGCGCAACGCCTACATTATTCGCTGTGAGGAAGTCGTCAAAGATGAGAACGGCGAAATCATTGAATTGAAGTGCACCTATGATCCTGATTCCAAGAGCGGTTCGCCCGGCAGCAACCGCAAGGTGAAAGGCGTCGTGCATTGGGTGGAAAGGCATACGGCGGTACCTGTCGAAGCCCGCTTGTATGACTATCTCTTCGCGCAAGACGATACCGATGACGGCCGCGACTTCGTCGAAAAAGCCAATCCGGATTCGTTGGTCGTGAAACAGGCGGTCGCGGAGCCCGCGATTTTGGACTATCCCGTGGGAGCGCGTTTCCAATTCATGCGCCAGGGATATTTTGTCATTGATCCGGATACGACCGAAGAGCATCTCGTCGTGAATCGCATTGTCGGTTTGCGCGACACCTGGGCGAAATTGCAAAAACAAAAAGAAAAGCAGGCCAAGTAA
- a CDS encoding fumarylacetoacetate hydrolase family protein, which yields MLRIVSFSYRGLPEWGIVTADGAHILRAAELEEALFIPLPATVAELVANGPEGLVILQSALTQKEENEALALTPLAFDEVTWDVPLLPIRNLFCVGQNYAAHVSEFSGQDTPLPSAPVYFTKATTTVLPHLAPLPRHADVTKALDYEGELAVIIGQTTQQVDSAQALDHVFGYTIACDVTARDLQSERGQWFLGKSLDGSCPLGPAILVGTPDEPFHLTTKVNGELRQAATTDEMLFSVAQLIADLSQSVTLLPGDILLTGTPAGVGKGFTPPRYLQSGDTIEITIDGIGTLQNTVQ from the coding sequence ATGTTACGAATTGTGAGCTTTTCCTACCGCGGTTTGCCCGAATGGGGCATCGTGACCGCTGACGGCGCCCACATCTTGCGCGCCGCCGAGTTGGAAGAAGCATTATTCATACCGCTCCCCGCGACCGTCGCCGAATTGGTGGCGAACGGTCCCGAAGGTCTCGTGATTTTACAAAGCGCGCTCACGCAAAAGGAGGAAAATGAAGCGCTCGCGCTGACGCCGCTCGCCTTTGACGAGGTGACTTGGGACGTGCCGCTTCTGCCGATCCGCAATCTGTTTTGCGTCGGCCAAAATTACGCCGCGCACGTCAGCGAATTTTCCGGACAGGACACGCCGCTTCCGTCAGCACCCGTGTATTTTACGAAAGCGACGACGACCGTGTTGCCGCATTTAGCGCCCCTGCCGCGTCATGCCGACGTAACAAAGGCGCTGGATTACGAAGGCGAACTGGCCGTCATCATCGGTCAGACAACGCAACAGGTCGACAGCGCGCAAGCGCTCGATCACGTGTTCGGCTACACGATCGCCTGCGACGTCACCGCGCGCGATTTGCAAAGCGAACGCGGCCAATGGTTCTTGGGTAAAAGTCTTGACGGCAGCTGTCCGCTCGGTCCCGCGATTTTGGTCGGCACGCCGGACGAGCCGTTCCACCTGACCACGAAAGTCAACGGCGAATTGCGCCAAGCGGCGACAACGGATGAAATGCTCTTTTCCGTCGCGCAGCTGATCGCTGATCTTTCGCAGAGCGTCACCCTGCTCCCGGGCGATATTCTTTTAACGGGCACGCCCGCCGGTGTCGGTAAAGGCTTCACGCCGCCGCGCTATTTACAATCGGGCGACACGATCGAAATCACCATTGACGGGATCGGCACGCTGCAAAATACGGTACAATAA
- a CDS encoding ATP-dependent nuclease — protein sequence MQLTVGEVTDLHIVSMEIENYRTFRHVRMVFDSTQNYLVGSHNIGKTNFLKILETLHEKKGFDADDFRDKDKPIRVFIALQMEHRRQLVINGKPLDDADGVLRLQVSQEPEAETFTMSNLEHHEVLPEDWKQSVRYLTHLPTGMQRNELSEEARADLRDILGQFIAEEGERLRSILHDMAKHSGADVAAIDRLSDSLDTWVDYLTESDGSERDTDDTFRMLMLTGFQMLRELMMLNDDPREPFRDYLIVDDKGRKYLPLIIGIDEPEIHQHPYRQRTLIEFYRGILANESPLMCELFQRFLGIDGLEGQLFIVTNSTDCLIDDYRYILRLYRDKTGEVRAANGAEFSFEPGVEKHLIMHFPEVKEALFARSVLIVEGETEYGAFAGFAKTLGYHFDFLGVCLVNARGESSIVKIAQLFERFHLGTVSLYDRDVKMKTPRGENIFFTDEICLELDIVEHISRKNKWDVLYQVVHELAEGDDFVYKDMVKRAVSKWKPDPKRMFQSRKLKSIGGRDEEGRRFYYFAWFYSNKGVLVGRLLAQYLDEDLIPPAFRYPIERAAELAK from the coding sequence ATGCAATTGACAGTTGGGGAGGTGACGGATTTGCATATCGTCAGTATGGAAATTGAAAATTACCGTACCTTTCGCCACGTGCGGATGGTTTTTGACAGCACGCAAAATTATTTGGTCGGCTCGCATAATATCGGCAAGACCAATTTTTTGAAAATACTTGAAACTTTGCACGAGAAAAAAGGTTTTGACGCGGACGATTTTCGCGATAAAGATAAACCGATCCGCGTGTTTATCGCTTTGCAGATGGAGCATCGGCGCCAGCTGGTGATCAACGGGAAACCGCTTGACGACGCGGACGGAGTGTTGCGGTTGCAGGTGTCGCAGGAGCCCGAGGCAGAAACGTTCACCATGAGCAATCTCGAACATCATGAGGTGCTTCCCGAAGACTGGAAGCAATCCGTGCGCTATCTGACGCACTTGCCGACGGGCATGCAGCGCAACGAACTCAGTGAAGAGGCGCGCGCCGATCTGCGTGATATTTTAGGTCAATTCATCGCCGAAGAGGGCGAGCGTCTGCGTTCGATTCTGCACGATATGGCGAAACATTCCGGCGCGGATGTCGCGGCGATTGATCGTCTGTCCGATTCGCTGGATACCTGGGTGGATTATCTGACGGAGTCCGACGGTTCGGAACGCGACACGGACGATACGTTCCGCATGCTGATGCTGACGGGCTTTCAGATGTTGCGCGAATTGATGATGCTCAATGATGACCCGCGGGAACCGTTTCGGGATTATTTGATTGTCGATGACAAAGGCCGCAAGTATCTGCCGCTCATTATCGGTATCGACGAGCCGGAAATTCATCAGCACCCGTATCGCCAGCGCACGTTGATTGAATTTTACCGCGGCATTTTGGCGAATGAAAGTCCGCTGATGTGTGAACTCTTTCAGCGTTTTCTCGGCATTGACGGACTGGAAGGACAGCTGTTCATCGTCACCAACTCGACGGATTGCCTGATTGACGATTACCGCTATATTTTACGTTTGTACCGTGATAAGACGGGGGAAGTTCGCGCGGCCAACGGCGCGGAATTCAGCTTCGAGCCGGGGGTGGAAAAACACCTGATCATGCATTTCCCCGAAGTGAAAGAAGCGTTATTCGCCCGTTCGGTGTTGATCGTGGAAGGGGAGACGGAGTACGGCGCGTTCGCCGGTTTCGCCAAAACGCTCGGTTACCATTTTGACTTTCTCGGTGTCTGTCTGGTCAACGCGCGCGGCGAAAGCTCGATTGTCAAGATCGCGCAGCTTTTCGAGCGCTTTCATCTCGGCACGGTGTCGCTCTATGACAGAGACGTCAAGATGAAGACGCCGCGCGGTGAAAATATTTTCTTTACGGATGAAATTTGTTTGGAGTTGGATATCGTCGAGCATATCTCACGGAAAAATAAATGGGACGTGTTGTACCAGGTGGTGCACGAATTGGCGGAAGGCGACGATTTCGTGTACAAGGACATGGTTAAGCGCGCCGTGAGTAAATGGAAACCGGATCCGAAACGCATGTTCCAGTCGCGCAAGCTGAAAAGCATCGGGGGACGCGATGAAGAGGGCCGACGGTTTTACTATTTCGCGTGGTTTTACAGCAATAAAGGGGTGTTGGTCGGTCGCTTGCTGGCGCAATATCTGGATGAAGATTTGATCCCGCCCGCGTTTCGATATCCGATCGAACGAGCGGCGGAGTTGGCCAAATAA
- a CDS encoding diaminopimelate dehydrogenase, which produces MTTTTIRVGIVGYGNIARGAEIALQSADDMELVAIFSRRSGITSASGTPVFTMDQIPSFQDKIDVMILCGGSANDLMEQGLEIGRYFHVIDSFDTHAKIEEHFTGMDRVAKAAGKVALISMGWDPGLFSLMRLLGEAALPHGKNYTFWGRGISQGHSNAIRRIAGVADAKQYTVPKEEYLERARNGEMSDFTAQESHLRECYVVLEDGADQARVENEIRHLKNYFEGYETEIHFISQEELDRDHAAMPHGGFVLRVGETQPQEAQVMEYNLRLASNPNFTSSVIVAYTRALMRMAAEGKTGCITIFDVPPAYLLAKTPEEIRHLL; this is translated from the coding sequence ATGACAACAACCACTATTCGCGTCGGCATCGTCGGCTACGGCAATATCGCGCGCGGTGCGGAAATCGCGTTGCAGTCGGCCGACGACATGGAACTCGTCGCCATTTTTTCCCGCCGTTCCGGCATCACTTCGGCAAGCGGCACGCCGGTCTTCACCATGGATCAGATCCCCTCGTTTCAAGACAAAATCGATGTGATGATCCTCTGCGGCGGCTCCGCCAATGATCTCATGGAACAGGGGCTGGAAATCGGCCGCTACTTCCACGTCATCGACAGCTTCGACACGCACGCCAAGATTGAAGAACATTTCACCGGTATGGATCGCGTCGCCAAAGCGGCGGGCAAGGTAGCGCTCATCTCCATGGGTTGGGATCCTGGTCTCTTCTCGCTGATGCGTCTTTTGGGCGAAGCCGCTTTACCGCATGGTAAAAACTACACCTTCTGGGGCCGCGGCATCAGCCAGGGTCACTCCAACGCGATCCGCCGCATTGCGGGCGTCGCCGATGCCAAACAATACACCGTTCCCAAGGAAGAATACCTCGAACGCGCGCGCAACGGTGAAATGAGCGACTTCACGGCGCAAGAATCGCATTTGCGCGAATGCTACGTCGTTTTGGAAGACGGCGCGGACCAGGCGCGGGTCGAAAACGAAATCCGCCACCTCAAAAATTATTTTGAAGGCTATGAAACGGAAATTCATTTCATTTCGCAGGAAGAACTCGATCGCGACCACGCCGCGATGCCGCACGGCGGCTTCGTTCTGCGCGTCGGCGAAACACAGCCGCAGGAAGCGCAAGTCATGGAATACAACCTGCGCCTGGCGAGCAATCCGAACTTCACCTCCAGCGTCATCGTCGCCTACACGCGCGCGCTGATGCGCATGGCCGCGGAAGGCAAAACCGGCTGCATCACCATCTTCGATGTGCCGCCGGCCTACCTGCTCGCGAAAACTCCGGAAGAAATTCGCCACCTGCTGTAA
- a CDS encoding TVP38/TMEM64 family protein, with the protein MKINRQHTQWSEAEERRLKWGLVVFLLAILSGIHLLDPTFYGTIWHLSMVGDFHGTVEYLRGFGVWAMAVSFFIDVIINIVGFLPSIFLSAANGLIFGIWLGILISWAGETVGVLISFWLMRTIFRDMAKRVIEHNKMLTKLDSYSTMWAMLIARAVPYSPNGLVTALGALSRISYRDYLIGTALGKLPSVAIEVVVGHDVVLASENQTRLMVMIAGITIVYGGLWWWKRKKDQRDAARQAQEEGERNDAEK; encoded by the coding sequence ATGAAAATTAACAGGCAACATACGCAGTGGAGCGAAGCGGAAGAGCGCCGTCTCAAATGGGGACTGGTCGTATTTCTGCTCGCGATCCTGAGTGGGATCCATCTTCTGGATCCGACATTTTACGGCACGATCTGGCACCTTTCCATGGTCGGCGACTTTCACGGCACGGTGGAATACCTGCGCGGCTTCGGCGTATGGGCGATGGCCGTCAGCTTTTTCATCGATGTCATCATCAATATTGTCGGCTTTTTGCCCTCCATTTTTCTGTCGGCCGCCAACGGACTTATTTTCGGCATTTGGCTCGGCATTCTGATTTCCTGGGCCGGTGAAACGGTGGGCGTGCTGATCTCGTTTTGGCTGATGCGCACGATTTTTCGCGACATGGCGAAACGCGTCATCGAGCACAATAAAATGCTCACCAAACTGGACTCGTACTCGACCATGTGGGCGATGCTGATCGCTCGCGCCGTGCCGTACTCGCCGAACGGACTGGTGACGGCGCTCGGCGCGCTTTCCCGTATCAGCTATCGCGATTACCTGATCGGCACGGCCTTGGGCAAGCTGCCTTCCGTCGCGATTGAAGTCGTCGTCGGACACGACGTCGTTCTCGCCTCGGAAAATCAGACGCGCCTCATGGTGATGATCGCCGGCATCACAATCGTCTACGGCGGACTGTGGTGGTGGAAACGCAAAAAAGATCAGCGGGACGCCGCGCGCCAAGCGCAAGAAGAAGGCGAGCGGAACGACGCGGAAAAATAA